From a region of the Mycolicibacterium sp. MU0050 genome:
- a CDS encoding coniferyl-alcohol dehydrogenase: MATLDELVRYDGKHVVVTGCASGIGAQVARQLGELGARVTGLDRRDPQNGVDDFIAVDLADPVSVDAAAGGVDGGVDALFNVAGVSSGIGDPALVVRINFLGMRQFTETMLQRIPAGGSVTSVSSLAASEYRENASTTAGLVATASPEQGVQWCADHPDALAEGGGYRLAKEATILYTMSKVAELGARGIRINCTAPGVTETPILDQLRTAYGQGYLDSFTTPLGRASTPQEQAALLVFLGSPAASYVTGQVIWADGGILAERFSSAIDSLDRISGR; encoded by the coding sequence GTGGCCACCCTCGACGAGCTGGTGCGTTACGACGGTAAGCACGTGGTGGTCACCGGCTGCGCGTCCGGCATCGGCGCGCAGGTGGCGCGCCAGCTCGGCGAATTGGGCGCCCGGGTAACGGGTCTGGACCGCCGCGATCCGCAGAACGGGGTCGACGACTTCATTGCTGTGGATCTGGCCGACCCCGTTTCGGTGGACGCGGCGGCCGGCGGGGTCGACGGCGGCGTGGACGCGCTGTTCAACGTGGCCGGGGTGTCCTCGGGCATAGGTGATCCGGCGCTGGTGGTCCGGATCAACTTCCTGGGCATGCGGCAGTTCACCGAGACCATGCTGCAGCGAATCCCGGCCGGGGGATCGGTCACCTCGGTGTCCTCGCTGGCCGCCTCCGAGTACCGCGAGAACGCCTCGACCACAGCGGGTCTGGTGGCCACCGCCTCGCCGGAGCAGGGCGTGCAGTGGTGCGCCGACCATCCCGACGCGCTGGCCGAGGGCGGCGGCTACCGGCTGGCCAAGGAAGCGACCATTCTCTACACCATGAGCAAGGTCGCCGAACTAGGTGCGCGCGGGATCCGGATCAACTGCACCGCCCCGGGGGTCACCGAAACACCCATCCTCGATCAGTTGCGAACCGCGTACGGGCAGGGTTATCTCGACTCGTTCACCACGCCGCTGGGACGCGCTTCGACACCGCAGGAGCAAGCCGCGTTGTTGGTGTTCCTCGGCAGCCCCGCCGCCAGTTACGTCACCGGACAGGTGATCTGGGCCGACGGCGGCATCCTGGCCGAGCGGTTCAGCTCGGCGATCGATTCCCTCGACCGGATCTCGGGAAGGTAG
- a CDS encoding cyclase family protein: protein MAGTMQDFRKMADEVRNWGRWGAADELGTLNFITADKVAEAAGLAQRGKVFALGTDFGSNGPQGAFKFRNNPVHTMTVDGGDADTLVRYGPEWLRNAVAHDVSAFFADNPFRFNDDMIVMPLQAASQWDALSHVYYEDKLYNGFPADSVTSFGAYHCGIDKVDAVGITSRGVLLDLVRFRGAEVFLEPGNPVTPEELDAVAAKQGVEVRSGDIVLVHTGWWTRFCAVGDGAEAGSGLDWRCAAWLHEHEVAAVAADNLMVEDPDPAAGVEGTFLPMHMLCLRDMGLMLGEYWDLTALAADCASDGVYEFQLVAPPLSVVGAVGSPVNPIAIK, encoded by the coding sequence ATGGCCGGCACAATGCAGGACTTCCGCAAGATGGCCGACGAGGTGCGCAACTGGGGCCGCTGGGGCGCGGCCGACGAGTTGGGCACCCTGAACTTCATCACCGCGGACAAGGTCGCCGAGGCCGCCGGACTTGCCCAGCGCGGCAAGGTGTTCGCGCTCGGCACCGACTTCGGATCCAACGGCCCGCAGGGCGCGTTCAAGTTCCGCAACAACCCGGTGCACACGATGACCGTCGACGGTGGCGACGCCGACACCCTGGTGCGTTACGGTCCGGAGTGGCTGCGCAACGCCGTCGCCCACGACGTCAGCGCGTTCTTCGCCGACAATCCGTTCCGGTTCAACGACGACATGATCGTGATGCCGCTGCAAGCGGCCTCGCAGTGGGATGCGCTGAGCCACGTGTACTACGAGGACAAGCTGTACAACGGTTTTCCCGCGGATTCGGTGACCAGTTTCGGCGCCTATCACTGCGGGATCGACAAGGTCGACGCCGTCGGCATCACCTCGCGCGGGGTGCTGCTCGACTTGGTGCGATTTCGGGGCGCCGAGGTGTTCCTCGAACCGGGCAACCCCGTCACCCCGGAGGAACTCGACGCCGTGGCCGCCAAGCAGGGCGTCGAGGTGCGCAGCGGCGACATCGTGCTGGTCCACACCGGCTGGTGGACCCGGTTCTGCGCGGTCGGCGACGGCGCCGAGGCGGGTTCGGGGTTGGACTGGCGGTGCGCGGCGTGGCTGCACGAGCACGAGGTGGCCGCGGTGGCGGCGGACAACCTGATGGTCGAGGACCCGGACCCGGCCGCCGGTGTCGAGGGCACCTTCCTGCCGATGCACATGCTCTGCCTGCGCGACATGGGGCTGATGCTCGGCGAGTACTGGGATCTGACGGCCCTGGCGGCCGACTGCGCCTCCGACGGCGTCTACGAGTTCCAGCTCGTCGCACCGCCGCTGAGCGTCGTCGGCGCGGTGGGCTCGCCGGTGAATCCGATCGCCATCAAATGA
- a CDS encoding NADPH-dependent FMN reductase, giving the protein MAATPKDPGSGDTTANDGPLIVGLGGTLRANSSTERALRYCLSEVERQGGRTRLYAGPDLDLPMYAPHELERTPKAAELVDALRSADAVVVASPGYHGSVSGLVKNALDYIEDLREDPRVYLDDTPWGCITCAYGWQAAVGTLGQLRVIGHALRAWPTPLGVAINSADPVWDADGELVDETVQNQLRMLASQLLTFANSSGARK; this is encoded by the coding sequence GTGGCTGCGACACCCAAGGACCCGGGCTCCGGGGACACCACCGCGAACGACGGACCGCTGATCGTCGGTCTGGGCGGCACCCTGCGGGCCAACTCTTCGACTGAGCGTGCCCTGCGGTACTGCCTGTCCGAGGTCGAGCGTCAGGGCGGGCGCACCCGGCTGTACGCCGGGCCTGACCTGGACCTGCCGATGTATGCGCCGCACGAACTGGAGCGCACCCCGAAGGCCGCCGAGCTGGTCGATGCGCTGCGCAGCGCCGACGCGGTGGTGGTGGCCTCACCGGGCTACCACGGCTCGGTGTCGGGCTTGGTCAAGAATGCGCTGGACTACATCGAGGACCTGCGAGAGGACCCGCGGGTGTACCTCGACGACACCCCATGGGGCTGCATCACCTGCGCGTACGGCTGGCAGGCCGCCGTGGGCACGCTGGGACAGCTACGCGTCATCGGGCATGCGCTGCGCGCCTGGCCCACTCCGCTGGGGGTGGCGATCAACTCCGCGGACCCGGTGTGGGATGCCGACGGGGAACTGGTGGACGAGACGGTGCAGAACCAGTTGCGGATGCTCGCCTCCCAGCTGCTGACCTTCGCCAATTCGAGCGGCGCCCGCAAGTGA